The Heyndrickxia vini genome contains a region encoding:
- a CDS encoding alpha-ketoacid dehydrogenase subunit beta, translating to MPVMSYIDAVTTAIREEMERDPKVFVLGEDVGKKGGVFKATHGLYDQFGEDRVLDTPLAESAIAGVGIGAAMYGMRPIAEMQFADFIMPAVNQIISEAAKIRYRSNNDWNCPIVIRAPYGGGVHGALYHSQSVEAVFANQPGLKIVMPSTPYDVKGLLKAAIRDEDPVLFFEHKRAYRLIKGEVPEDDYVLPIGKADVKRQGEDITVITYGLSVHFALQAAERLSQDGIEAHILDLRTVYPLDKEAIIEAASKTGKVLLVTEDNKEGSIMSEVSAIIAENCLFDLDAPIMRLAGPDVPAMPYAPTMEKYFMINPDKVEKAMRELAEY from the coding sequence ATGCCAGTTATGTCATATATTGATGCGGTAACGACTGCAATACGTGAAGAAATGGAAAGGGACCCAAAGGTTTTCGTACTAGGTGAAGACGTTGGGAAAAAGGGTGGAGTGTTTAAAGCCACACACGGTTTATATGATCAATTCGGTGAAGATCGTGTACTTGATACGCCATTAGCTGAATCAGCGATAGCGGGAGTTGGAATTGGAGCAGCAATGTACGGAATGAGACCGATAGCAGAAATGCAATTTGCTGATTTTATTATGCCGGCAGTCAACCAAATAATTTCTGAAGCAGCAAAAATTAGGTATCGTTCGAACAATGATTGGAATTGCCCAATCGTTATTCGTGCCCCATATGGTGGCGGTGTCCATGGAGCATTGTATCACTCTCAGTCGGTCGAAGCGGTATTTGCTAATCAACCCGGCTTAAAAATTGTGATGCCTTCCACTCCTTATGATGTAAAAGGATTATTAAAAGCTGCAATTCGAGATGAAGATCCCGTTCTATTCTTTGAACATAAACGTGCCTATCGCTTAATTAAAGGAGAAGTTCCAGAGGATGACTATGTCCTGCCGATTGGGAAAGCGGATGTAAAACGTCAGGGTGAGGACATCACAGTTATTACATATGGTTTATCCGTTCATTTCGCACTGCAAGCAGCTGAACGTCTATCACAAGATGGAATAGAAGCCCATATTTTGGATCTTCGTACAGTCTATCCTCTCGATAAAGAAGCGATCATCGAGGCTGCATCTAAAACAGGAAAAGTGCTACTTGTAACAGAAGACAATAAAGAAGGCAGCATTATGAGTGAGGTATCTGCTATTATTGCTGAAAATTGTTTATTTGACCTTGACGCACCAATTATGAGATTGGCAGGTCCAGATGTGCCAGCAATGCCATATGCGCCAACGATGGAAAAATATTTTATGATCAATCCTGATAAAGTTGAAAAAGCGATGAGAGAATTGGCTGAATATTAA
- a CDS encoding dihydrolipoamide acetyltransferase family protein — MPIEKITMPQLGESVTEGTISKWLVSPGDHVNKYDPIAEVMTDKVNAEVPSSFTGVIKELIAGEGDTLEVGEVICMMDVEGSDEAPAEDTDKPTEDSVDHSLQDKNETTVMKNDKGKVRYSPAVLKLSQEHDIDLSLVNGTGKEGRITRKDLLKIIESGNIPTAKTISEKVVSEVKQKQPASTQAAPAKPAAQAVNIPTLPGDIEIPVSGVRKAIASNMLRSKHEAPHAWTMMEVDVTNLVEYRDSIKGDFKKREGFNITYFAFFVKAVAQALKEFPQINSMWAGDKIIQKKDINISIAVATDDALFVPVIKNADDKSVKGIARDIFELANKVRTGSLKADEMQGGTFTVNNTGSFGSVQSMGIINYPQAAILQVESIVKRPVVMNNGMIAVRDMVNICMSLDHRILDGLICGRFLQRVKQILENISKETSVY; from the coding sequence TTGCCAATAGAAAAGATAACGATGCCTCAATTAGGTGAAAGTGTAACAGAAGGTACCATTAGCAAATGGTTAGTCTCCCCAGGGGACCACGTTAACAAATATGATCCAATCGCAGAAGTGATGACAGATAAAGTGAATGCAGAAGTACCTTCTTCGTTTACTGGGGTAATAAAAGAATTAATCGCCGGTGAAGGAGATACATTGGAAGTCGGTGAAGTTATTTGCATGATGGATGTAGAAGGCAGTGATGAAGCGCCAGCCGAAGACACAGACAAACCTACTGAGGATAGTGTTGATCATTCCTTACAAGATAAAAACGAAACTACTGTGATGAAAAACGACAAAGGAAAAGTTCGCTATTCTCCAGCCGTTCTTAAACTATCGCAGGAGCATGATATTGACCTTTCTTTAGTAAATGGCACTGGGAAAGAAGGAAGAATTACACGTAAGGATTTACTTAAAATTATTGAATCAGGTAATATCCCAACTGCAAAAACAATATCTGAGAAAGTGGTATCTGAAGTAAAGCAAAAGCAACCAGCTTCAACGCAAGCTGCTCCAGCAAAACCAGCTGCACAAGCAGTAAACATTCCTACATTGCCAGGTGATATTGAAATTCCAGTCAGTGGTGTAAGAAAAGCGATTGCAAGTAATATGCTAAGAAGCAAACATGAAGCACCACATGCTTGGACGATGATGGAAGTGGATGTAACGAATCTTGTTGAATATCGTGATTCGATTAAAGGTGATTTTAAAAAGCGAGAGGGCTTTAATATTACCTATTTTGCTTTCTTTGTAAAAGCAGTTGCACAAGCATTGAAAGAATTCCCACAAATTAATTCTATGTGGGCAGGCGACAAAATTATTCAAAAGAAGGATATCAATATATCAATCGCCGTTGCAACTGATGATGCCTTATTCGTACCTGTAATAAAAAATGCGGATGATAAGTCTGTTAAAGGAATTGCTCGTGACATTTTTGAACTTGCCAATAAAGTTCGTACAGGGTCATTGAAGGCAGATGAAATGCAAGGTGGCACTTTTACAGTAAATAATACGGGCTCGTTTGGTTCTGTTCAATCGATGGGTATTATTAACTATCCACAAGCTGCGATCCTTCAAGTAGAATCGATTGTCAAGCGTCCAGTAGTTATGAACAACGGAATGATTGCTGTTCGTGATATGGTGAATATATGTATGTCACTCGATCACCGTATACTCGATGGATTAATTTGTGGTCGATTCCTACAACGAGTTAAGCAAATACTTGAAAATATATCAAAAGAAACATCAGTCTATTAA
- a CDS encoding magnesium transporter CorA family protein, whose amino-acid sequence MKKIYSTSNWKWFRMESDNISEIKKFVDNTQFCNHWINRIDNNESNYLEVSTCNPEYLHLSGSIIYLQNSKVQNENDLFHFFITKDYFITVDLQFSKLPETIVSDMLMEMEHTSTAIEGFFILVGEMIKNYLAKIDDFELRLNQLLWDIKEKNNIEILERIHHARHEILIWKNLMIPIKEIQIGMDEVFGEELTSFIACKRTNKRIERTLHLLKEYQQEIDALVDFEVVVSSHRGNEIMKTLTVLTTLFTPIAAWGALWGMNFKFMPELDLKFGYIYSIIVIAVTTLILYFYLKMKGWMGDILKSSKKHSFFK is encoded by the coding sequence ATGAAGAAAATATATTCGACATCAAACTGGAAATGGTTTCGCATGGAAAGTGATAATATATCTGAAATAAAAAAGTTCGTGGACAATACTCAGTTTTGTAATCATTGGATTAATCGAATCGACAATAACGAATCTAATTACCTTGAAGTTTCCACTTGTAATCCCGAATATTTGCATTTAAGTGGGTCGATTATATATCTGCAAAATAGTAAAGTACAAAATGAAAATGATTTGTTTCATTTTTTTATTACGAAGGATTATTTTATCACGGTTGATTTACAATTTTCAAAGTTACCCGAAACAATTGTCTCAGATATGTTAATGGAAATGGAACATACCTCTACAGCGATAGAAGGTTTTTTTATTCTAGTAGGGGAAATGATCAAAAATTATTTAGCAAAAATTGATGACTTCGAGTTAAGACTTAATCAACTACTTTGGGACATAAAAGAAAAAAATAATATTGAAATATTGGAAAGGATCCATCATGCACGGCATGAAATTCTTATTTGGAAAAATTTAATGATTCCAATTAAAGAAATACAAATAGGGATGGATGAAGTATTTGGTGAGGAACTAACTTCATTTATTGCTTGTAAACGAACGAACAAAAGAATTGAAAGGACATTGCATTTATTAAAAGAATACCAGCAAGAAATCGATGCTTTAGTTGACTTTGAAGTAGTGGTTTCGTCCCATCGTGGAAACGAAATAATGAAAACCTTAACCGTATTAACAACTTTATTTACCCCAATTGCTGCATGGGGTGCTCTTTGGGGGATGAATTTTAAATTTATGCCGGAATTAGATTTAAAATTTGGCTATATTTACTCGATTATAGTGATTGCTGTTACTACACTTATCCTTTATTTTTATTTAAAAATGAAAGGTTGGATGGGAGATATTTTGAAATCATCAAAAAAACACTCTTTCTTTAAATAA
- a CDS encoding TrkA C-terminal domain-containing protein, with product MGIFFIFIYLTIVMVVIEINVVLFTLTGLDSNISRFQVISMLTGTGFTTSESELIIEHPLRRKLGAFLILFGAFSLAVIISVVSSILSDDFRTKEISYAAVVLIVFFYILKVPALQKILSKHLKKNIKHMYQINELPIKDVLLKNEEDAFLEVKLNKSSPYLAQTCAEVMNDSDDYMLIVIKRGEVLIRKDCMKEKLRAGDHLYLFGNKKAIQSTFQEDLCDE from the coding sequence TTGGGTATATTTTTTATCTTCATCTATTTAACAATAGTTATGGTAGTAATAGAAATTAACGTTGTACTTTTTACATTAACAGGGCTAGATAGTAATATTTCTAGATTTCAAGTTATTTCTATGTTGACCGGCACCGGATTTACGACGAGTGAATCCGAATTAATCATTGAGCATCCACTTCGCAGAAAGCTAGGAGCTTTTTTAATTTTATTTGGTGCATTTTCATTAGCGGTTATCATTTCTGTTGTAAGCAGTATCCTTTCCGACGATTTTCGAACGAAGGAAATCTCCTATGCAGCCGTAGTTTTAATCGTTTTCTTTTATATTTTAAAAGTTCCTGCTCTCCAAAAAATACTTTCGAAGCATTTAAAGAAAAATATTAAACATATGTATCAAATTAATGAACTCCCGATAAAAGACGTATTGTTAAAAAATGAGGAAGATGCTTTTTTAGAAGTGAAATTGAATAAATCATCCCCATATCTCGCTCAAACTTGTGCTGAAGTAATGAACGATAGCGATGATTATATGTTAATTGTCATTAAAAGAGGAGAAGTTTTAATACGAAAAGATTGTATGAAAGAAAAGCTGCGTGCAGGGGATCACCTCTATTTATTTGGAAATAAAAAGGCTATTCAGTCAACCTTTCAAGAAGATTTATGTGACGAGTAA
- a CDS encoding methylmalonyl-CoA mutase family protein, whose amino-acid sequence MGENVKELKNQTFQVYSVMDWEDAANQTLKNRNIDSLSRSTYENIMLKPLYTKEDIEHLSIEQYPHSGLNTRGFDKFGNSANKWKIAQKLTKRKWAELHPLLTDVLKRGQEVLSIDIDKLDDFDQVNLMDIEELDLSQTPIFLQTKAHFKGILSKLREIPNKEQIKGGFGSDIISNGMENGDILNSLDNEMNTWLQHVKLADQEFNALKTVFIDTTPYHNRGANAVQEIAIALSEAVYYIERLREENWEPGKAARKLLFHFSIGGNFFMEIAKLRAFRKLWSTIGNAYEITLDEQAVPISAETSMMTKSKLDSYVNLLRAGNEAFSAILGGVNLLHVSAFDEIYEETNEFSARISRNIQLLLREEAHLNKVNDPVGGSYYIETLTNELAKKSWELFQLIDRKGGIVEVLKTGWIQQEIKNIYDKRIIDIATRKQSLIGTNVYANLAEEVPGENKRQSVNISSNKLLPSVRLAEAFENLRDYAKELEETGRAPVAGLICLDKLKHHKARADFVTGFLATGGIKSVWSPECSKLEDIIKFVEETNFSYYCLCGNDESYEGVDEKIIEWFQRNTSHFVLHIAGKISDEKWPNMKASGISDSIYINQNAIEKLTSLLSLWEVK is encoded by the coding sequence ATGGGTGAAAATGTAAAGGAATTAAAAAATCAAACGTTTCAAGTCTATTCGGTTATGGACTGGGAGGACGCAGCAAATCAAACATTAAAAAATAGAAATATAGATTCGCTATCCAGAAGCACATACGAAAATATTATGCTTAAACCTTTGTATACAAAGGAAGATATCGAGCATTTATCAATCGAGCAATACCCTCATTCTGGGTTAAATACAAGGGGATTTGACAAGTTCGGAAACAGTGCAAATAAGTGGAAAATCGCTCAAAAGCTTACAAAAAGAAAATGGGCAGAATTGCATCCCCTTTTGACAGATGTATTAAAACGAGGTCAGGAAGTATTATCTATAGATATAGATAAGCTAGATGACTTTGATCAAGTGAACCTAATGGATATAGAAGAACTTGATTTATCCCAAACTCCCATCTTTCTTCAAACAAAAGCTCATTTTAAGGGGATATTATCAAAATTAAGGGAAATTCCAAATAAAGAACAAATAAAAGGGGGATTTGGATCGGATATTATTTCAAATGGAATGGAAAATGGGGATATTCTGAATTCATTAGATAATGAAATGAATACTTGGTTGCAGCATGTTAAACTAGCAGATCAAGAATTTAATGCCCTGAAAACGGTTTTTATTGACACTACGCCTTATCATAATAGGGGAGCGAATGCAGTTCAGGAAATCGCGATTGCACTATCCGAAGCTGTTTATTATATCGAGCGGTTAAGGGAAGAAAATTGGGAACCAGGAAAGGCAGCAAGAAAACTACTATTTCATTTTTCAATTGGCGGTAATTTCTTTATGGAAATTGCTAAGTTACGAGCCTTTCGAAAACTTTGGTCGACGATAGGGAATGCATATGAGATTACATTGGACGAGCAAGCCGTACCGATAAGTGCTGAAACCTCCATGATGACAAAGTCGAAATTAGATTCTTATGTAAATTTACTTCGTGCAGGGAATGAAGCATTTTCGGCAATATTGGGAGGAGTCAATTTATTACATGTGTCCGCTTTTGATGAAATTTATGAGGAAACAAATGAATTTTCAGCAAGAATCTCTAGGAATATTCAGTTGCTTCTCAGGGAAGAAGCACATTTAAATAAAGTAAATGATCCGGTCGGTGGGTCTTACTATATTGAAACATTAACGAATGAATTAGCGAAGAAATCTTGGGAGCTTTTCCAATTGATTGATCGAAAGGGAGGTATCGTTGAAGTACTTAAAACTGGGTGGATTCAACAAGAAATTAAGAATATCTATGATAAGAGAATAATAGATATTGCTACAAGAAAGCAATCGCTTATTGGAACGAATGTATATGCAAACCTAGCAGAAGAAGTGCCGGGTGAGAATAAACGTCAATCAGTTAATATAAGTTCGAATAAATTATTACCTTCAGTAAGATTGGCAGAAGCTTTCGAAAATCTTAGAGATTATGCAAAAGAATTGGAGGAAACAGGTCGAGCTCCGGTAGCAGGCTTAATTTGCTTAGATAAATTAAAACACCATAAAGCAAGAGCGGATTTCGTAACAGGATTTTTAGCCACAGGGGGAATAAAATCGGTATGGAGTCCTGAGTGTTCAAAATTAGAGGATATAATAAAGTTTGTTGAAGAAACGAATTTTTCTTATTATTGCCTTTGCGGAAATGATGAATCCTATGAAGGGGTAGATGAGAAAATTATTGAATGGTTTCAAAGAAATACTTCACACTTTGTACTACATATTGCTGGTAAGATTTCGGATGAAAAATGGCCAAACATGAAAGCAAGCGGAATATCTGATTCAATATATATAAACCAAAATGCAATTGAAAAGCTAACATCATTATTATCGTTGTGGGAGGTGAAATAA
- the scpA gene encoding methylmalonyl-CoA mutase yields MKNKPNFQMIQPCEDSTNLEQVSKNDECQSNLFETNEKIMVKPLYTKKDIELLEHLDDKPGLEPYTRGPYPTMYVNRPWTVRQYAGFSTAEESNAFYRRNLAMGQKGLSVAFDLATHRGYDSDHPRVVGDVGKAGVAIDSILDMKILFEGIPLDQMSVSMTMNGAVLPILAFYIVTAEEQGVPPEKLSGTIQNDILKEYMVRNTYIYPPEMSMKIIADIFEYTSKKMPKFNSISISGYHMQEAGAPADLELAYTLADGLEYVRTGLKAGINIDAFAPRLSFFWAIGMNYFMEVAKMRAARKVWAQLMKPFNPQNPKSLALRTHSQTSGWSLTEQDPFNNVTRTLIEAHAAAMGHTQSLHTNALDEAIALPTDFSARIARNTQLYLQEETGITNVIDPWGGSYYVESLTNELMKKAWEHIEEIESLGGMTKAIETGLPKMRIEEASARRQAHIDSGTETIIGVNRYRLEKEEPLDILNIDNTVVRKKQIERLQKLKASRNEEEVQSRLQEITTAARTGKGNLLELAVCAARARASLGEISDAIEAVSGRHKAVIRSVSGVYSSHFSNDEEIKEIQEMAEQFMENEGRRPRILIAKMGQDGHDRGAKIIATAFADLGFDVDIGPLFQTPDETAKQAAENDVHVIGVSSLAAGHKTLLPQLISELEKIGRGDIVVVIGGVIPAQDYEFLKENGAAAIFGPGTVIPIAAGKVIEEIYHRLGYEEVND; encoded by the coding sequence ATGAAAAATAAACCGAATTTTCAAATGATCCAACCTTGTGAAGACAGCACAAATCTTGAACAAGTAAGTAAAAATGATGAGTGCCAATCAAATTTGTTTGAAACAAATGAGAAAATTATGGTTAAACCACTTTATACAAAAAAGGATATCGAGTTGCTTGAACATCTGGATGATAAGCCAGGACTAGAGCCTTATACAAGAGGTCCTTACCCAACGATGTATGTTAATCGCCCATGGACAGTTAGGCAATATGCCGGGTTTTCAACAGCTGAGGAAAGTAATGCGTTCTATCGGAGAAATTTAGCGATGGGACAAAAAGGGCTATCAGTTGCTTTTGATTTGGCTACACATCGAGGATATGATTCAGATCATCCACGTGTCGTCGGTGATGTTGGGAAAGCGGGAGTGGCGATTGATTCAATTTTAGACATGAAAATATTATTTGAAGGAATTCCTTTAGATCAAATGTCCGTTTCCATGACAATGAATGGAGCAGTATTACCAATTCTAGCATTCTATATCGTTACTGCAGAGGAGCAAGGAGTTCCACCGGAAAAATTATCGGGAACGATTCAAAATGATATTTTAAAAGAATACATGGTTCGTAATACGTATATTTACCCACCGGAAATGTCAATGAAAATTATTGCTGATATATTTGAATATACATCCAAAAAGATGCCAAAATTTAACAGTATTTCAATCTCAGGTTATCATATGCAAGAAGCAGGTGCTCCAGCTGATCTCGAACTTGCTTATACATTGGCAGATGGTCTGGAGTATGTGCGTACAGGACTTAAAGCGGGGATAAATATCGATGCTTTTGCTCCAAGACTATCATTTTTCTGGGCAATAGGGATGAATTATTTTATGGAAGTGGCAAAAATGCGTGCTGCACGAAAGGTGTGGGCACAGTTGATGAAGCCATTTAACCCGCAAAACCCAAAATCACTTGCATTGCGAACGCATTCACAAACTTCTGGATGGAGTTTAACCGAACAAGATCCATTTAATAATGTAACAAGAACACTTATTGAGGCACACGCAGCTGCGATGGGGCACACGCAGTCATTACATACAAATGCCCTCGATGAAGCGATAGCTCTACCTACTGATTTCTCGGCAAGGATTGCTCGAAATACTCAGCTATACTTACAGGAGGAGACTGGAATTACAAATGTAATTGATCCTTGGGGAGGGTCCTATTATGTTGAATCTCTTACTAATGAATTAATGAAGAAAGCATGGGAACATATTGAAGAGATTGAAAGTTTAGGAGGAATGACAAAAGCGATTGAAACAGGCTTACCAAAGATGAGAATTGAGGAAGCTTCCGCTCGAAGACAAGCACATATTGATTCGGGAACAGAAACGATAATAGGTGTGAATCGTTATCGTCTAGAGAAGGAAGAACCATTAGATATATTAAATATTGATAATACCGTTGTTAGAAAGAAGCAAATTGAACGTTTGCAAAAGCTTAAAGCTTCTCGTAATGAGGAAGAAGTTCAAAGTAGGCTTCAGGAGATTACAACTGCAGCAAGAACAGGGAAGGGCAATCTATTAGAACTTGCTGTTTGTGCTGCTCGTGCAAGGGCATCATTAGGTGAGATATCAGATGCAATCGAAGCAGTTTCCGGAAGACATAAAGCAGTTATTCGCTCTGTGAGTGGTGTATACAGCTCTCATTTTTCAAATGATGAAGAAATAAAAGAAATACAAGAGATGGCAGAACAATTTATGGAAAACGAGGGAAGAAGACCGCGGATATTAATTGCGAAGATGGGACAGGATGGTCATGATCGCGGGGCAAAAATTATTGCTACTGCATTTGCAGATTTAGGCTTTGATGTTGATATCGGTCCTTTATTCCAAACACCAGATGAAACGGCTAAACAAGCTGCAGAGAATGATGTCCATGTCATTGGAGTGAGCTCTTTAGCTGCTGGACATAAAACATTATTGCCACAGCTAATTTCTGAACTGGAGAAAATCGGCAGAGGTGATATTGTAGTCGTGATTGGAGGCGTAATACCAGCCCAAGATTATGAATTTTTAAAAGAAAACGGTGCAGCTGCTATCTTCGGTCCCGGGACTGTTATTCCAATAGCTGCAGGTAAGGTGATTGAAGAAATATATCATCGTTTAGGCTATGAGGAAGTGAATGATTAA
- the meaB gene encoding methylmalonyl Co-A mutase-associated GTPase MeaB: MMDSRRPEWSDSKNDTSSYIPGIPSTHDGVQKSSKKSFQKRKIDETSVEVLVNKVLNGDRMMLAKAITLIESNAPHHFTLAQQMLGKLLPHTGKSIRIGITGVPGAGKSTFIEQFGLLLSEQGHRVAVLAIDPSSTISGGSILGDKTRMEKLVRNENAFIRPSPSSGTLGGVHRKTRETILACEAAGYDIIIVETVGVGQSEVIVRGMVDFFMLLTITGAGDQLQGMKKGIMELADVIVVNKADGDNKPLAEKTRREYNQILHFLMPPTKGWETKAYTSSSINGDGIEEIWAVITKFKEITEHSGVFIERRKGQAKEWMSSQITERLHYAFYQHPEIKKLLPYFQNAVINGDTTVSLAVDTLFDNYLKK, from the coding sequence ATGATGGATTCGAGGCGTCCAGAATGGTCCGATTCAAAGAATGATACATCATCTTATATACCAGGTATACCTTCCACACATGATGGAGTTCAAAAGTCGTCAAAAAAGTCATTTCAAAAGCGTAAAATTGATGAGACTTCAGTAGAGGTTTTAGTAAACAAGGTTCTTAATGGGGATCGAATGATGCTCGCAAAAGCAATTACACTAATTGAAAGTAATGCACCGCATCATTTTACTCTAGCACAACAAATGCTGGGGAAATTGCTTCCCCATACAGGTAAATCAATTCGTATCGGAATTACAGGTGTACCTGGAGCAGGAAAGAGTACCTTTATTGAACAATTTGGTTTACTATTATCTGAGCAAGGGCATCGTGTGGCGGTACTTGCGATTGATCCAAGTTCTACTATTAGTGGTGGAAGTATTTTAGGGGATAAAACGAGGATGGAGAAGCTCGTCCGGAATGAAAATGCGTTTATTAGGCCATCGCCATCATCAGGAACGTTAGGTGGGGTTCATCGGAAAACGAGGGAAACCATTTTAGCATGTGAAGCCGCGGGCTATGATATTATTATTGTTGAAACAGTTGGAGTAGGTCAAAGTGAAGTCATTGTTAGAGGGATGGTTGACTTTTTTATGCTCCTTACAATTACAGGTGCTGGTGACCAGTTACAAGGGATGAAAAAAGGGATTATGGAGTTAGCTGACGTAATTGTGGTGAACAAAGCCGATGGCGATAATAAGCCATTAGCGGAAAAAACACGTCGGGAATATAATCAGATTTTACATTTTTTAATGCCCCCAACAAAAGGTTGGGAAACAAAGGCATATACATCTTCATCTATTAATGGAGATGGAATTGAAGAAATTTGGGCTGTCATAACGAAATTTAAAGAGATTACGGAACATAGTGGTGTTTTTATAGAAAGAAGAAAAGGACAAGCGAAGGAATGGATGTCCTCACAAATAACCGAGCGACTCCATTATGCGTTTTATCAGCACCCGGAAATAAAAAAATTACTCCCTTATTTCCAAAATGCGGTCATTAACGGAGATACTACCGTTTCACTTGCTGTTGACACCTTATTTGACAATTATTTGAAGAAATAA
- a CDS encoding BrxA/BrxB family bacilliredoxin has translation MSMDFNLFMNDVVRQAREEAAASGYKELKTVEEVDEALANKGTTLVLVNSVCGCAGGIARPAAAHAIHHDKRPDQLVTVFAGQDKEATAKARSYFEGYPPSSPSFALLKDGKLLTMVERHEIEGHDPMSVVNKLQEYFDQYCEEI, from the coding sequence ATGAGTATGGATTTTAATTTATTCATGAATGATGTAGTACGACAAGCTCGAGAAGAGGCGGCTGCATCTGGTTATAAAGAACTCAAAACAGTAGAAGAAGTAGACGAGGCATTGGCGAATAAAGGGACTACATTAGTGCTTGTGAATTCTGTATGCGGCTGTGCCGGTGGAATTGCGCGTCCTGCAGCCGCACATGCTATTCATCACGACAAGCGACCAGATCAATTAGTAACGGTATTTGCGGGGCAAGATAAGGAAGCAACAGCAAAAGCAAGAAGTTATTTTGAAGGCTACCCGCCTTCCTCACCATCATTTGCTTTATTAAAAGATGGCAAGCTGTTGACAATGGTTGAACGCCATGAAATCGAAGGCCATGACCCAATGTCAGTTGTTAATAAGCTCCAAGAATATTTTGATCAATATTGTGAAGAAATTTAA
- a CDS encoding aromatic acid exporter family protein codes for MFKIGYRTMKTAIATPVAIYIAQVLHLQNYFSAGILAILCIQSTKKKSVKAAWSRFSACVIAMLLSTLFFTILGQHPFVIGLVLLIFIPVTVMFKINEGVVSSSVIILHFLAAPLIDTHLFINEFAIILIGIGVALAMNLYMPSLDRQLLIYQEKIEGNFRLIFEEIIQYLRTNKNTWDGKEITETAEIIEKAKILAFRDVENRFTTNESFYYSYFKMREKQFEIIERTLPIITSISSMVEQRMMMADFVEDLKENIKPKNTALERLKKLYSMQKQIRQMDLPNTREEFEARATLFQFMREIEQYLMIKSNFKVDKNEQKKSLANIKMYPIE; via the coding sequence ATGTTTAAAATCGGATATCGTACCATGAAAACTGCTATCGCTACACCAGTCGCCATCTATATTGCACAAGTTTTACACTTGCAAAATTATTTTTCTGCTGGAATATTAGCCATCCTTTGCATCCAAAGCACGAAGAAAAAATCGGTAAAAGCGGCATGGAGCAGATTTTCTGCATGTGTAATCGCGATGCTTTTATCAACTTTATTCTTCACCATACTTGGGCAGCATCCATTTGTAATTGGTCTGGTATTGCTTATATTTATTCCTGTCACGGTAATGTTTAAAATAAATGAAGGGGTTGTATCAAGTAGTGTCATTATCTTACATTTTCTTGCAGCCCCATTAATTGATACACATCTTTTTATCAATGAATTTGCGATTATCCTTATCGGAATTGGTGTTGCGTTAGCGATGAATTTATACATGCCAAGTCTTGACCGTCAATTATTAATATATCAGGAGAAAATCGAAGGGAATTTCCGATTAATCTTTGAAGAAATTATTCAATATTTGCGGACAAATAAAAATACATGGGATGGAAAAGAAATAACAGAAACCGCTGAAATTATAGAAAAGGCAAAAATTCTTGCTTTCCGTGATGTGGAAAATCGTTTTACTACTAACGAATCCTTTTATTATTCCTATTTTAAAATGCGAGAAAAGCAATTTGAGATTATCGAGAGGACGCTTCCTATTATCACATCAATTTCATCGATGGTAGAACAAAGAATGATGATGGCGGATTTTGTGGAGGATTTAAAGGAAAATATTAAACCGAAAAATACAGCTTTGGAGAGATTAAAAAAGCTTTACTCTATGCAAAAACAGATTCGACAAATGGATTTGCCAAATACGAGAGAAGAATTTGAAGCAAGAGCCACTCTATTTCAATTTATGCGAGAAATAGAGCAATACTTAATGATTAAAAGCAATTTTAAAGTGGATAAAAATGAACAAAAAAAGTCCCTAGCTAACATTAAAATGTACCCTATAGAGTAG